The Impatiens glandulifera chromosome 3, dImpGla2.1, whole genome shotgun sequence genome contains a region encoding:
- the LOC124932838 gene encoding kinesin-like protein KIN-7D, mitochondrial isoform X2: MTTYTSRGRSNSPFQNRRQPSPYSSSSSTSFINGRIIPRSCSSSATPGFGSGSAYSSRSVTPSRHRSDPMNPRGYGGPSPVDFASPDDNIEELVDAPRPSADSISVTIRFRPLNEREYNRGDEIAWSAEGDSLVRNEFNSATSFAFDKVFGPSATSQEVYEVAARPVVKAAMEGVNGTVFAYGVTSSGKTHTMHGDQISPGIIPLAIKDVFSIIQDTPGREFLLRVSYLEIYNEVINDLLDPTGQNLRVREDAQGTYVEGIKEEVVLSPGHVLSFIAAGEEHRHVGSNNFNLFSSRSHTIFTLMVESSAHGDEYDGVVFSQLNLIDLAGSESSKTETTGLRRKEGSYINKSLLTLGTVIGKLSEGKASHVPYRDSKLTRLLQTSLSGHGHVSLICTITPASSNMEETHNTLKFASRAKRVEIYASRNKIIDEKSLIKKYQKEISTLKDELDQFRRGMIVGVSHEEIISLKQQLEEGQVKMQSRLEEEEEAKAALMSRIQRLTKLILVSTKNTIPGILTDVPVQRSHIAEDDLVILRDDSLSESENQKDSTSSTLSNDFLHKQSSSKWTDELSAAGSIISDATQRGELPKDEMTMSDEMDLHVEQVKMLAGEIAFSSSTLKRLVEQSVNDPSGSKIQIQNMEREIQEKRRQMRALEQRINEIGEASIANSSLVDMQQTVMRLMTQCNEKSFELEIKSADNRILQEQLQSKCVENKELNDRLAVMQHQLASSTGNKLSSLEESVHQGYLDEMKKKVQSQEISNEKLKLEQVQILEENSGLRVQNQKLSEEASYAKELASAAAVELKNLAGEITKLSLQNTKLEKELLSAKELLHSNKGGGTVSMLNNNRKHSDSFRSTRRGGRVSGRPNNGFHDDFDSWDLDPSDMKMELLARKQREATLEAALAEKEIVEDEYRKKVEDAKKREAALENDLANMWVLVAQLKKGAVSSDLSTNDRGVDRTDQNVDMKADEIKNNDTILKEVQVNDAVKSVQGISKEESLVVRLKARMQEMKEKELKYSGNGDVNSHVCKVCFESPTATMLLPCRHFCLCKSCSLACSECPICRTKITDRIFAFT; encoded by the exons ATGACTACCTATACCTCACGGGGACGGAGTAATTCTCCGTTTCAGAACCGGAGACAGCCTAGCCcatactcttcatcttcttcaacgTCATTCATAAACGGACGGATTATTCCTCGATCCTGTTCGTCTTCTGCTACACCAGGTTTTGGCTCCGGCAGCGCTTATAGTTCAAGATCCGTGACGCCGAGTCGACATCGTAGTGATCCGATGAATCCGAGAGGATACGGAGGGCCTTCACCTGTTGATTTTGCATCGCCGGATGATAACATTGAGGAACTGGTTGACGCTCCGAGACCGAGCGCTGATAGCATTTCGGTGACGATTCGGTTTCGACCGCTGAA TGAAAGGGAATATAATAGGGGAGATGAAATTGCTTGGTCCGCTGAAGGCGATAGTCTGGTGCGGAATGAGTTCAATTCGGCAACTTCTTTTGCTTTTG ACAAAGTATTTGGACCTTCTGCGACTTCTCAAGAAGTATATGAAGTGGCCGCTAGACCAGTAGTCAAGGCTGCTATGGAAGGGGTAAATG GAACTGTCTTTGCCTATGGAGttacaagtagtgggaagacaCATACAATGCAT GGTGATCAAATTTCTCCAGGCATAATACCCCTAGCAATAAAAGATGTTTTCAGCATCATCCAAGAT ACTCCAGGTCGAGAATTTCTACTTCGAGTATCGTATCTTGAAATCTACAATGAG GTGATAAATGATTTGCTTGATCCAACGGGACAAAATTTGCGAGTGCGCGAAGATGCTCAG GGTACTTATGTTGAGGGTATTAAGGAAGAAGTGGTTTTGTCACCCGGGCATGTTCTTTCCTTTATTGCTGCTGGCGAAG AACATCGACACGTTggttcaaataattttaatctgTTCAGTAGTCGGAGTCACACCATATTTACCTTG ATGGTTGAAAGTAGTGCTCATGGTGATGAATATGATGGGGTGGTCTTCTCTCAACTG AATTTGATTGATCTTGCTGGATCTGAGAGCTCAAAAACTGAAACAACTGGGCTAAGGAGAAAGGAAGGTTCTTACATAAACAAAAGTCTGTTAACATTAGGAACT GTAATTGGAAAACTTAGTGAAGGGAAGGCATCCCATGTCCCATACAGAGACTCCAAACTCACTCGCCTCCTGCAAACATCTTTGAGTGGCCATGGGCATGTTTCA CTTATTTGTACAATCACTCCAGCATCAAGTAATATGGAAGAAACTCACAATACATTGAAGTTTGCTAGCAGGGCCAAGCGTGTTGAGATATATGCCTCACGCAATAAG ATTATTGATGAGAAgtctttgataaaaaaatatcaaaaagagATATCAACTCTCAAAGATGAACTTGATCAATTCAGGAGGGGAATGATTGTTGGTGTCAGCCACGAGGAGATCATAAGCTTAAAACAGCAG TTGGAAGAGGGTCAAGTGAAGATGCAGTCAAGattggaggaagaagaagaagcaaaggcTGCCTTGATGAGTAGAATCCAAAGGCTCACCAAGCTCATACTTGTTTCCACGAAAAATACAATTCCTGGAATTTTGACCGATGTCCCCGTTCAACGAAGTCATATTGCTGAAGATGAT CTTGTGATTCTACGGGATGATTCACTTTCAGAAAGTGAAAATCAAAAGGACTCCACGTCTTCTACTCTTTCAAATGATTTTTTACACAAACAATCTTCGAGCAAATGGACTGATGAACTATCAGCAGCTGGGAGTATAATTAGTGATGCGACTCAAAGGGGTGAGCTGCCTAAA GACGAAATGACAATGTCAGATGAAATGGACCTTCACGTTGAGCAAGTTAAGATGCTTGCTGGTGAGATAGCATTCAGCTCTAGCACACTAAAACGTCTGGTGGAACAGTCTGTCAATGATCCAAGTGGATCAAAAATACAA ATTCAAAATATGGAGCGTGAAATCCAAGAAAAAAGGAGACAGATGCGGGCTCTGGAACAGCGTATTAATGAAATTGGTGAAGCCTCAATTGCTAATTCATCACTGGTTGACATGCAGCAG ACAGTTATGAGATTAATGACTCAATGCAATGAAAAAAGTTTTGAGCTTGAG ATAAAATCTGCAGATAATCGAATCCTTCAAGAACAATTGCAGAGCAAG TGTGTGGAGAACAAGGAATTGAATGATAGATTAGCTGTTATGCAACACCAATTGGCATCTTCAACTGGTAACAAGTTATCATCTTTAGAAGAGAGTGTTCATCAAGGATATCTAGatgaaatgaaaaagaaagttcaATCTCAG GAAATCTcgaatgagaaactgaagttagAACAAGTTCAAATTCTGGAAGAGAATAGTGGGTTACGTGTCCAGAATCAGAAGCTTTCGGAAGAAGCTTCGTATGCAAAAGAACTAGCATCTGCCGCTGCTGTAGAGTTGAAGAATTTGGCGGGTGAAATTACAAAGCTCTCTCTTCAAAACACAAAGCTGGAAAAAGAATTACTCTCAGCCAAAGAATTATTACATTCTAATAAAGGTGGTGGTACCGTTTCAATGCTGAATAACAACAGAAAGCATTCTGACAGTTTCAGATCCACAAGAAGAGGCGGGCGGGTTTCGGGTCGACCCAACAACGGTTTTCACGACGATTTCGATTCGTGGGATCTCGACCCGTCTGATATGAAAATGGAATTGCTTGCTCGAAAACAGCGAGAGGCAACTCTCGAGGCTGCATTAGCTGAAAAGGAAattgttgaagatgaatatCGGAAAAAAGTTGAAGATGCTAAGAAAAGGGAGGCGGCTTTGGAAAATGATTTGGCAAATATGTGGGTGCTTGTTGCTCAGCTTAAGAAAGGTGCGGTTAGTTCTGATTTGAGTACTAATGATAGGGGTGTTGATCGAACTGATCAAAATGTGGATATGAAAGctgatgaaataaaaaataacgaTACTATTCTTAAAGAGGTGCAAGTAAATGATGCCGTGAAATCAGTTCAAGGAATTTCTAAGGAGGAATCTCTTGTCGTTCGTTTGAAG GCTCGTATGCAAGAAATGAAGGAGAAAGAGCTTAAATACTCTGGCAATGGGGATGTGAATTCCCATGTATGTAAAGTTTGCTTTGAATCACCAACTGCCACAATGCTTCTCCCTTGCCGCCATTTTTGTT TGTGTAAATCTTGTTCGCTTGCTTGTTCTGAGTGTCCAATTTGTCGCACAAAGATCACCGATAGAATTTTTGCTTTCACTTGA
- the LOC124932930 gene encoding B-box zinc finger protein 20 encodes MKIQCDVCCKEEACLFCPADEAALCETCDYRVHHANKLAGQHNRFSLLHPSFNDAPLCDVCQDRRGFMFCQEDRAILCRECDIPIHKVNEHTQKHNRFLLTGVKLSSFSDPCSPPLPTTPASASITAASGGDERCMSQEGSISTTNQISEYLIETMQPEWQFDEFIDPSCFPNSFCKVC; translated from the exons ATGAAGATTCAATGTGATGTTTGTTGTAAAGAAGAAGCTTGTTTATTTTGTCCAGCGGATGAAGCTGCACTATGTGAAACATGTGATTATCGAGTTCATCATGCCAATAAACTTGCTGGACAACATAATCGATTCTCTCTTCTTCATCCTTCTTTCAATGATGCTCCTCTTTGTGATGTCTGTCAG gATAGAAGAGGGTTTATGTTTTGTCAAGAAGATAGAGCGATCCTATGCAGAGAATGTGATATTCCAATTCACAAAGTAAACGAACATACACAAAAACATAACCGATTTCTTCTTACCGGAGTCAAGCTTTCTTCTTTTTCCGATCCATGTTCGCCGCCGTTACCGACGACGCCTGCATCGGCGTCGATTACGGCGGCAAGTGGAGGTGACGAGAGATGTATGAGTCAAGAAGGATCAATTTCAACGACAAATCAGATATCAGAATACTTGATCGAGACAATGCAGCCAGAATGGCAGTTTGATGAATTCATTGATCCTTCATGTTTCCCTAACAGCTTCTGTAAGGTTTGCtga
- the LOC124932838 gene encoding kinesin-like protein KIN-7D, mitochondrial isoform X1, translating to MTTYTSRGRSNSPFQNRRQPSPYSSSSSTSFINGRIIPRSCSSSATPGFGSGSAYSSRSVTPSRHRSDPMNPRGYGGPSPVDFASPDDNIEELVDAPRPSADSISVTIRFRPLNEREYNRGDEIAWSAEGDSLVRNEFNSATSFAFDKVFGPSATSQEVYEVAARPVVKAAMEGVNGTVFAYGVTSSGKTHTMHGDQISPGIIPLAIKDVFSIIQDTPGREFLLRVSYLEIYNEVINDLLDPTGQNLRVREDAQGTYVEGIKEEVVLSPGHVLSFIAAGEEHRHVGSNNFNLFSSRSHTIFTLMVESSAHGDEYDGVVFSQLNLIDLAGSESSKTETTGLRRKEGSYINKSLLTLGTVIGKLSEGKASHVPYRDSKLTRLLQTSLSGHGHVSLICTITPASSNMEETHNTLKFASRAKRVEIYASRNKIIDEKSLIKKYQKEISTLKDELDQFRRGMIVGVSHEEIISLKQQLEEGQVKMQSRLEEEEEAKAALMSRIQRLTKLILVSTKNTIPGILTDVPVQRSHIAEDDKLVILRDDSLSESENQKDSTSSTLSNDFLHKQSSSKWTDELSAAGSIISDATQRGELPKDEMTMSDEMDLHVEQVKMLAGEIAFSSSTLKRLVEQSVNDPSGSKIQIQNMEREIQEKRRQMRALEQRINEIGEASIANSSLVDMQQTVMRLMTQCNEKSFELEIKSADNRILQEQLQSKCVENKELNDRLAVMQHQLASSTGNKLSSLEESVHQGYLDEMKKKVQSQEISNEKLKLEQVQILEENSGLRVQNQKLSEEASYAKELASAAAVELKNLAGEITKLSLQNTKLEKELLSAKELLHSNKGGGTVSMLNNNRKHSDSFRSTRRGGRVSGRPNNGFHDDFDSWDLDPSDMKMELLARKQREATLEAALAEKEIVEDEYRKKVEDAKKREAALENDLANMWVLVAQLKKGAVSSDLSTNDRGVDRTDQNVDMKADEIKNNDTILKEVQVNDAVKSVQGISKEESLVVRLKARMQEMKEKELKYSGNGDVNSHVCKVCFESPTATMLLPCRHFCLCKSCSLACSECPICRTKITDRIFAFT from the exons ATGACTACCTATACCTCACGGGGACGGAGTAATTCTCCGTTTCAGAACCGGAGACAGCCTAGCCcatactcttcatcttcttcaacgTCATTCATAAACGGACGGATTATTCCTCGATCCTGTTCGTCTTCTGCTACACCAGGTTTTGGCTCCGGCAGCGCTTATAGTTCAAGATCCGTGACGCCGAGTCGACATCGTAGTGATCCGATGAATCCGAGAGGATACGGAGGGCCTTCACCTGTTGATTTTGCATCGCCGGATGATAACATTGAGGAACTGGTTGACGCTCCGAGACCGAGCGCTGATAGCATTTCGGTGACGATTCGGTTTCGACCGCTGAA TGAAAGGGAATATAATAGGGGAGATGAAATTGCTTGGTCCGCTGAAGGCGATAGTCTGGTGCGGAATGAGTTCAATTCGGCAACTTCTTTTGCTTTTG ACAAAGTATTTGGACCTTCTGCGACTTCTCAAGAAGTATATGAAGTGGCCGCTAGACCAGTAGTCAAGGCTGCTATGGAAGGGGTAAATG GAACTGTCTTTGCCTATGGAGttacaagtagtgggaagacaCATACAATGCAT GGTGATCAAATTTCTCCAGGCATAATACCCCTAGCAATAAAAGATGTTTTCAGCATCATCCAAGAT ACTCCAGGTCGAGAATTTCTACTTCGAGTATCGTATCTTGAAATCTACAATGAG GTGATAAATGATTTGCTTGATCCAACGGGACAAAATTTGCGAGTGCGCGAAGATGCTCAG GGTACTTATGTTGAGGGTATTAAGGAAGAAGTGGTTTTGTCACCCGGGCATGTTCTTTCCTTTATTGCTGCTGGCGAAG AACATCGACACGTTggttcaaataattttaatctgTTCAGTAGTCGGAGTCACACCATATTTACCTTG ATGGTTGAAAGTAGTGCTCATGGTGATGAATATGATGGGGTGGTCTTCTCTCAACTG AATTTGATTGATCTTGCTGGATCTGAGAGCTCAAAAACTGAAACAACTGGGCTAAGGAGAAAGGAAGGTTCTTACATAAACAAAAGTCTGTTAACATTAGGAACT GTAATTGGAAAACTTAGTGAAGGGAAGGCATCCCATGTCCCATACAGAGACTCCAAACTCACTCGCCTCCTGCAAACATCTTTGAGTGGCCATGGGCATGTTTCA CTTATTTGTACAATCACTCCAGCATCAAGTAATATGGAAGAAACTCACAATACATTGAAGTTTGCTAGCAGGGCCAAGCGTGTTGAGATATATGCCTCACGCAATAAG ATTATTGATGAGAAgtctttgataaaaaaatatcaaaaagagATATCAACTCTCAAAGATGAACTTGATCAATTCAGGAGGGGAATGATTGTTGGTGTCAGCCACGAGGAGATCATAAGCTTAAAACAGCAG TTGGAAGAGGGTCAAGTGAAGATGCAGTCAAGattggaggaagaagaagaagcaaaggcTGCCTTGATGAGTAGAATCCAAAGGCTCACCAAGCTCATACTTGTTTCCACGAAAAATACAATTCCTGGAATTTTGACCGATGTCCCCGTTCAACGAAGTCATATTGCTGAAGATGAT AAGCTTGTGATTCTACGGGATGATTCACTTTCAGAAAGTGAAAATCAAAAGGACTCCACGTCTTCTACTCTTTCAAATGATTTTTTACACAAACAATCTTCGAGCAAATGGACTGATGAACTATCAGCAGCTGGGAGTATAATTAGTGATGCGACTCAAAGGGGTGAGCTGCCTAAA GACGAAATGACAATGTCAGATGAAATGGACCTTCACGTTGAGCAAGTTAAGATGCTTGCTGGTGAGATAGCATTCAGCTCTAGCACACTAAAACGTCTGGTGGAACAGTCTGTCAATGATCCAAGTGGATCAAAAATACAA ATTCAAAATATGGAGCGTGAAATCCAAGAAAAAAGGAGACAGATGCGGGCTCTGGAACAGCGTATTAATGAAATTGGTGAAGCCTCAATTGCTAATTCATCACTGGTTGACATGCAGCAG ACAGTTATGAGATTAATGACTCAATGCAATGAAAAAAGTTTTGAGCTTGAG ATAAAATCTGCAGATAATCGAATCCTTCAAGAACAATTGCAGAGCAAG TGTGTGGAGAACAAGGAATTGAATGATAGATTAGCTGTTATGCAACACCAATTGGCATCTTCAACTGGTAACAAGTTATCATCTTTAGAAGAGAGTGTTCATCAAGGATATCTAGatgaaatgaaaaagaaagttcaATCTCAG GAAATCTcgaatgagaaactgaagttagAACAAGTTCAAATTCTGGAAGAGAATAGTGGGTTACGTGTCCAGAATCAGAAGCTTTCGGAAGAAGCTTCGTATGCAAAAGAACTAGCATCTGCCGCTGCTGTAGAGTTGAAGAATTTGGCGGGTGAAATTACAAAGCTCTCTCTTCAAAACACAAAGCTGGAAAAAGAATTACTCTCAGCCAAAGAATTATTACATTCTAATAAAGGTGGTGGTACCGTTTCAATGCTGAATAACAACAGAAAGCATTCTGACAGTTTCAGATCCACAAGAAGAGGCGGGCGGGTTTCGGGTCGACCCAACAACGGTTTTCACGACGATTTCGATTCGTGGGATCTCGACCCGTCTGATATGAAAATGGAATTGCTTGCTCGAAAACAGCGAGAGGCAACTCTCGAGGCTGCATTAGCTGAAAAGGAAattgttgaagatgaatatCGGAAAAAAGTTGAAGATGCTAAGAAAAGGGAGGCGGCTTTGGAAAATGATTTGGCAAATATGTGGGTGCTTGTTGCTCAGCTTAAGAAAGGTGCGGTTAGTTCTGATTTGAGTACTAATGATAGGGGTGTTGATCGAACTGATCAAAATGTGGATATGAAAGctgatgaaataaaaaataacgaTACTATTCTTAAAGAGGTGCAAGTAAATGATGCCGTGAAATCAGTTCAAGGAATTTCTAAGGAGGAATCTCTTGTCGTTCGTTTGAAG GCTCGTATGCAAGAAATGAAGGAGAAAGAGCTTAAATACTCTGGCAATGGGGATGTGAATTCCCATGTATGTAAAGTTTGCTTTGAATCACCAACTGCCACAATGCTTCTCCCTTGCCGCCATTTTTGTT TGTGTAAATCTTGTTCGCTTGCTTGTTCTGAGTGTCCAATTTGTCGCACAAAGATCACCGATAGAATTTTTGCTTTCACTTGA